ATCCTCGTCGAGCGTCAGGGGCAAAAGGTCATTTTGATCGGCGAAAACGGCGAACGTATCAAGAGTATCGGCCGCGAGGCGCGCCTCGATATGGAGCGCACCCTCGGTACCAAGGTGATGCTGAACCTGTGGGTGAAGGTCAAGCGCGGCTGGTCCGACGATGACCGGGCGCTCAAAAGCCTGGGTTACGATCTCGATTGAGCCCACTATCTTGAGCAAAGCCACCATGGCCGAGCCCGCGTTTTTGCTTCATCGGCGGCCCTATCGCGAAACCAGCGCCCTAGTCGATCTGCTAACGCTGAACCACGGGCGCATTCGGGCGGTCGCGCACGGCGGCCAGCGCCCGGGCTCCAAATCCCGCCAGCGTTTGCAGCCATTCACGCCGTTGTTCGTGGCCTGGCGCGGCGATCATGAGTTAAAGCGTCTGACCCTGATGGAATCGCGCGGACAAACGGCGCTGCTGGTAGGGGAGGGGCTTCTTTGCGGACTCTACGCCAACGAAATCGCCACTCGGCTGCTGCCTTTGGAACTCGCCGCCGAGGAGGTGTTCGCCTTCTATAGCGCCCTACTCGACGCGCTGCCCCAGCCAAGCGGACGGGCGCTGGCGCTTCGCCGCTTCGAGTGGGCGCTGCTCGACGCGCTCGGGGCGACGCCGCGCTTCACCACCCCGGAAGGCGACGCTCTCGACCCTCAAGGGCGCTATCGGTTCGAGTCGCAAAGCCGCGCGTTCGTACCTTTCGAGCGTGGCATCGAAGGGCGGGCGCTGCGCATTCTCGACCAGGGCGACTGGACGCCGGACGGGCTTTCCGGGGCGCTGAAGGCGGTCATGCGCGCCGCGCTCGCGCCGCATTTGGGGTCAAAGCCTTTACGCTCGCGTGAGCTGATGGTGGATCTGGCCCGGCGCCGCGCGAGTTCGGGAGAATCCTGACGTGTCCCATCCGGGCTCCTGACATCCTGGTTTCTCAACGTTAGCCTTTAAACCGACGCATTCATTTTTGGATCACGCACTGGAGAGCGCCATGC
The window above is part of the Halomonas sp. GD1P12 genome. Proteins encoded here:
- the recO gene encoding DNA repair protein RecO; its protein translation is MAEPAFLLHRRPYRETSALVDLLTLNHGRIRAVAHGGQRPGSKSRQRLQPFTPLFVAWRGDHELKRLTLMESRGQTALLVGEGLLCGLYANEIATRLLPLELAAEEVFAFYSALLDALPQPSGRALALRRFEWALLDALGATPRFTTPEGDALDPQGRYRFESQSRAFVPFERGIEGRALRILDQGDWTPDGLSGALKAVMRAALAPHLGSKPLRSRELMVDLARRRASSGES